In Zingiber officinale cultivar Zhangliang chromosome 6A, Zo_v1.1, whole genome shotgun sequence, a single genomic region encodes these proteins:
- the LOC121997974 gene encoding leucine--tRNA ligase, chloroplastic/mitochondrial-like, protein MQAQTQPRAALRFRVLPSTAYTPRLPFVVLRNRWPARVWCTAAENGGFLGEQKQLQMPHKKAYPFDEIEPRWQRFWEENNTFRTPEVVDTSTPKCYILDMFPYPSGAGLHVGHPLGYTATDILSRYKRMKGFNVLHPMGWDAFGLPAEQYAIETGTHPRITTKQNIKRFRSQLKSLGFSYDWDRELSTTEPEYYKWTQWIFLQLFKKGLAYQAEIPVNWCPALGTVLANEEVINGVSERGGHPVVRRPMRQWILKITAYADRLLEDLDDLDWPESIKEMQRNWIGRSEGAELEFHVVDSEGCDLGLEISVYTTRPDTIFGVTFLVVAPEYLFLSSLASEAQHDIVEQYREVALRKSDLERTDLQKEKTGVFSGSYAMNPANGEAIPIWVADYVLGSYGTGAIMAVPAHDSRDHEFALKYDIPIVRVVIGTDKNHHNREPYVDDGIMVNSSNSSSGLDINGLSCKDAAAKVINWLEITGYGKKKVNYKLRDWLFARQRYWGEPFPVIYLDDSGEVVPLPEKELPVVLPELDDFNPTGTGEPPLAKATSWVNTADPISGRPARRETNTMPQWAGSCWYYLRFMDPKNSKALVDKDKERYWGPVDIYVGGAEHSVLHLLYARFWHKLLYDIGVVSSKEPFKCLINQGLILGEVEYTALRDPQGNLVSADSTVIRDNYYQEKVPAEKVSKVGDFYVIKDDPSIRLIARAYKMSKSRGNVINPDDVVSEYGADSLRLYEMFMGPLRDSKTWSTGGIEGVHRFLARIWRLIVGPNLSDGSYSDGSVATDDEPSLDQLRALHRCIAKVTEEIEETRLNTGISAMMEFINAAYKWDDQPKSILEPFVLLLSPFAPHMAEELWFRLGHQESLAYEQFPEAQNEFLKDSSIVLPVQINGKTRGTIIVDESCPEDDAFRLATQDKKLSKYLLGKTIKRKIYVPGRILNVILDQQKVSQ, encoded by the exons ATGCAAGCGCAAACGCAGCCGCGAGCAGCTTTAAGATTCCGAGTTCTCCCCTCGACCGCCTACACTCCTCGCCTCCCCTTCGTTGTCTTACGAAACCGATGGCCTGCTCGTGTCTGGTGCACGGCCGCCGAGAACGGCGGCTTCCTTGGCGAGCAGAAGCAACTTCAGATGCCGCATAAGAAGGCGTACCCTTTCGATGAGATAGAACCTCGGTGGCAGCGTTTCTGGGAGGAGAATAACACGTTTCGAACACCCGAGGTGGTTGACACTTCAACGCCCAAATGTTACATCCTCGACATGTTCCCCTACCCTAG TGGAGCTGGATTACATGTTGGCCATCCCCTTGGATATACTGCCACTGACATACTCTCGAGATATAAGCGTATGAAAGGCTTCAACGTTTTACATCCAATGGGATGGGATGCATTTGGTCTTCCTGCTGAGCAATATGCCATCGAG ACTGGAACCCATCCAAGGATTACAACCAAGCAAAATATCAAAAGATTTCGTTCCCAG CTCAAGTCATTAGGTTTCTCGTATGATTGGGATCGTGAACTGTCAACCACTGAACCTGAATACTATAAATGGACACAGTGGATTTTTCTTCAACTGTTTAAGAAAGGACTTGCATATCAG gCTGAAATACCTGTTAATTGGTGTCCTGCACTTGGCACTGTCTTGGCGAATGAAGAAGTGATCAATGGTGTTAGTGAACGAGGGGGGCATCCTGTTGTAAGAAGG CCAATGCGCCAATGGATTCTCAAGATTACTGCCTATGCTGATCGCCTTTTGGAAGATTTAGATGACCTTGATTGGCCTGAAAGCATCAAGGAAATGCAAAGAAATTGGATAGGCCGATCTGAAGGTGCTGAGCTTGAGTTTCATGTAGTTGATTCTGAAGGATGTGACCTGGGTCTAGAGATATCTGTATATACAACCAGACCAGACACCATATTTGGTGTGAC ATTTCTGGTTGTGGCACCTGAGTACCTGTTCTTGTCATCACTAGCATCTGAAGCCCAGCATGACATA GTGGAGCAATACAGGGAGGTTGCTTTGAGAAAAAGTGATCTTGAGAGAACTGATCTTCAAAAAGAAAAAACTGGAGTTTTTAGTGGTTCGTATGCTATGAATCCAGCTAATGGAGAAGCCATTCCAATATGGGTGGCAGATTATGTTTTAGGAAG CTATGGTACTGGGGCAATAATGGCTGTGCCTGCACATGATTCTCGTGATCATGAGTTTGCATTAAAGTATGATATTCCCATTGTTAGGGTTGTGATTGGTACTGATAAAAATCATCATAATAGAGAACCATATGTAGATGATGGAATCATGGTCAACTCCTCAAATTCATCCTCTGGCTTGGATATCAATGGTTTATCATGCAAAGATGCTGCTGCAAAAGTAATAAATTGGCTTGAGATTACTGGTTATGGCAAAAAAAAG GTAAATTACAAGCTGAGGGATTGGCTTTTTGCTCGACAACGCTATTGGGGCGAACCATTTCCTGTGATTTATCTGGATGATAGTGGTGAAGTAGTTCCTTTACCAGAAAAAGAGCTGCCTGTAGTACTCCCAGAGTTGGATGACTTCAATCCCACAGGAACAGGGGAACCCCCATTAGCAAAAGCAACTTCGTGG GTGAATACTGCAGATCCAATTTCTGGAAGGCCTGCAAGACGGGAAACAAATACAATGCCTCAATGGGCTGGCTCATGCTG GTATTATTTAAGATTTATGGACCCAAAAAATTCCAAAGCATTGGTTGACAAAGACAAAGAAAG GTACTGGGGTCCTGTTGACATCTATGTTGGTGGAGCTGAGCATTCTGTCCTGCATTTGCTTTATGCTAGGTTTTGGCACAAG CTCCTGTATGATATAGGTGTTGTTTCTTCCAAGGAACCATTCAAGTGCCTTATAAATCAAGGGCTAATACTTGGTGAA GTAGAGTATACAGCTTTGAGAGATCCACAAGGGAATTTAGTTTCTGCTGATTCAACTGTCATCAGAGACAATTATTATCAAGAAAAAGTACCTGCGGAGAAG GTGTCTAAAGTTGGTGATTTTTATGTTATAAAGGATGATCCTAGTATTCGTTTAATTGCTCGAGCCTACAAAATGAGTAAAAGTAGAGGAAATGTTATCAATCCAGATGATGTTGTTTCTGAGTATGGTGCTGATTCTCTTCGCTTATATGAAATGTTCATGGGTCCATTAAG AGATTCAAAGACATGGAGTACTGGAGGAATTGAAGGAGTGCATAGGTTTCTAGCTAGGATTTGGAGGTTGATCGTAGGCCCCAATTTATCCGATGGATCGTATAGCGATGGGTCAGTTGCCACTGATGATGAACCTAGCTTGGATCAACTGAGAGCTCTTCATAGATGTATTGCAAAG GTAACCGAAGAAATAGAAGAAACAAGGCTCAATACAGGAATCTCTGCAATGATGGAATTCATAAATGCTGCTTACaag TGGGATGACCAACCAAAATCAATCTTGGAGCCATTTGTTTTATTGCTTTCACCTTTTGCACCTCACATGGCTGAGGAACTTTGGTTTCGATTAGGACACCAGGAGTCTCTTGCGTATGAGCAATTTCCTGAG GCTCAAAATGAGTTCTTGAAAGATTCGAGCATAGTACTGCCTGTTCAGATCAATGGGAAAACTAGAGGCACAATCATTGTCGACGAATCGTGCCCTGAAGATGATGCATTCAGATTAGCAACACAAGATAAGAAGCTTTCCAAATATCTATTAGGGAAGAcgataaaaaggaaaatttatgtTCCCGGACGGATCTTAAATGTGATCCTGGACCAACAGAAAGTCAGTCAATGA
- the LOC121994396 gene encoding uncharacterized protein LOC121994396 — MMVRVQVANVWYKDKGGEGWEACSGCLADDVAVEESLPAIRNDRAGAVKAHPASPSRPRCLTSAGVPYTDPEERFPASGSFHCASEIGWISPLFSTMGSCRRRDSGMVVGGGSADGATCWWCVSVGLVFDFVKVVGTHD; from the exons ATGATGGTCAGGGTTCAGGTGGCTAATGTTTGGTACAAGGATAAGGGTGGCGAGGGTTGGGAGGCCTGCTCTGGTTGCCTCGCCGACGATGTTGCTGTTGAAGAGAGCCTCCCTGCAATTCGGAATGACAGAGCTGGTGCTGTGAAGGCGCACCCGGCATCTCCCTCACGGCCTAGATGTCTAACCTCTGCTGGAGTGCCATACACAGATCCAGAAGAGCGCTTTCCCGCCAGTGGCTCTTTTCATTGTGCAAGTGAGATTGGTTGGATTAGTCCACTTTTCT CAACCATGGGATCCTGCCGACGACGGGATTCAGGGATGGTTGTTGGAGGTGGATCCGCGGATGGAGCCACTTGTTGGTGGTGTGTTTCTGTTGGTCTTGTGTTTGATTTCGTTAAAGTCGTTGGTACTCATGATTAG
- the LOC121997975 gene encoding uncharacterized protein LOC121997975, which yields MPPRSLNSESPAVFDSHRKLRPRSSPPTSFAGSDGGCAIDWEETDSEYAFFLRHLRVDGNSYVAEIPVSGCGPRPPLRIKYEKVRESSFPALQKQHQRRRRYPADEAKKGCERRRSPVESFSRCEVQDSSIDNDYQIFLNSIKAYGGNMVLEWRNNVTMYEQEPKVNEDVEGQQKEKEPTEEDEVKAIETEESEEQDAICLIQMEGTSFDNSLESEDQSYFREILQHKPSLFRTELLSLLSKPFDQKEYENLQLLINVRKPVVKYKHLRDESVSYSSKKLGSSYLDHYPDLARRIESTMDDRKKDLLLRGFFFWLKNLSYQEAFRPWIPPLLDHIVIDPFEDEMVLPLQIDLSGRKEVQTGEERMINNANTTKEEEGKMIEI from the exons ATGCCGCCCCGTTCCCTAAATTCTGAATCCCCCGCTGTTTTTGATTCTCACAGGAAGCTCCGTCCTCGATCCAGCCCTCCCACATCATTCGCCGGGTCCGACGGCGGCTGTGCCATCGACTGGGAGGAGACTGATTCTGAGTACGCCTTCTTCTTGCGGCACCTTCGCGTCGATGGCAACTCCTACGTCGCGGAGATTCCTGTCAGTGGTTGTGGGCCGCGGCCGCCGTTGCGCATCAAGTACGAGAAAGTCCGGGAATCAAGCTTTCCGGCGCTCCAGAAGCAGCACCAACGACGACGAAGGTATCCTGCGGACGAGGCCAAGAAAGGCTGTGAGAGGAGACGTTCTCCTGTTGAATCCTTCAGCAGGTGTGAAGTTCAAGATTCTTCCATCGACAATGATTATCAGATTTTTCTGAACAGCATTAAGGCATATGGTGGTAATATGGTTCTTGAGTGGAGAAACAATGTCACTATGTATGAACAAGAGCCAAAGGTAAATGAAGATGTCGAAGgacaacaaaaagaaaaagaaccaaCTGAAGAAGATGAAGTTAAAGCTATTGAAACTGAAGAGTCGGAAGAACAAGATGCTATTTGTCTTATTCAGATGGAAGGAACATCATTTGACAATTCTTTA GAATCAGAAGATCAAAGCTATTTTAGGGAAATATTACAGCATAAACCATCATTGTTCAGGACTGAACTTTTGAGTCTTCTTAGCAAACCGTTCGATCAAAAGGAATATGAAAATCTGCAATTGCTAATTAATGTTCGCAAGCCTGTTGTTAAATACAAGCATTTGCGGGACGAGTCTGTATCTTATTCAAGTAAGAAATTGGGTTCTTCATATCTTGATCATTACCCTG ATCTTGCAAGGCGCATTGAATCTACAATGGATGACCGAAAAAAAGATTTGCTTCTCCGTGGGTTCTTCTTTTGGTTGAAG AACCTTAGTTATCAGGAAGCCTTCAGACCATGGATCCCACCTCTGTTGGACCATATAGTCATAGATCCATTCGAGGATGAAATGGTGCTCCCACTTCAAATTGATCTTTCGGGAAGAAAAGAAGTTCAAACTGGTGAAGAAAGGATGATCAACAATGCtaacaccaccaaggaggaagaaggaaaaatgatagaaatttaA